Proteins encoded by one window of Carettochelys insculpta isolate YL-2023 chromosome 10, ASM3395843v1, whole genome shotgun sequence:
- the LOC142018641 gene encoding G-protein coupled receptor 55-like, translated as MANNTIASYVELFQITMYIPTFTLGLLFNFMALWFVFRKIKKLTESIIYLVSLTTLDTLLLFTLPFKIISYSSRNEWQLGSSFCLFLESLYFVNMYGSILISACICVDRYIAIGHPFLASSLRSKKKAAMVCSTICLGVWAGTSVTYQLHEGEGNTCFHDFSNKTWETPGVLITLETVFLGSMITMIFCTAQIIICLKRSRKPDDPLTNTSKPMKVVIANLATFVVCFTPFHVALLLYYLVKQKVITSDLTQSIVSFVHMSLCWANLNCCLDALCYFFVLKEFLNSPPQESERTNNSGQS; from the coding sequence ATGGCAAATAACACCATTGCAAGTTATGTGGAGCTGTTCCAGATAACCATGTACATTCCCACATTTACCCTGGGATTACTGTTCAACTTTATGGCTTTGTGGTTTGTCTTTCGCAAGATCAAAAAGCTGACAGAATCAATAATCTACCTGGTGTCTCTTACTACTCTGGATACCTTGCTGCTGTTTACccttccttttaaaataatttcctatAGCTCCAGAAATGAGTGGCAATTGGGGTCTTCATTCTGCTTATTCCTGGAAAGCCTTTACTTTGTGAACATGTATGGGAGCATTCTCATCTCTGCATGTATATGTGTGGACAGATATATTGCCATTGGACATCCATTCTTAGCTAGTTCCCTGAGATCCAAGAAAAAAGCTGCTATGGTCTGTTCCACCATCTGTTTGGGCGTCTGGGCCGGAACTTCTGTTACTTACCAACTCCATGAGGGTGAGGGTAATACATGCTTTCATGACTTCTCTAATAAAACATGGGAAACCCCAGGCGTGCTCATCACCCTGGAGACTGTGTTTCTTGGTAGCATGATAACAATGATCTTCTGCACAGCTCAGATCATCATATGCTTGAAACGGAGCAGAAAGCCAGATGATCCCCTTACTAACACAAGTAAGCCCATGAAGGTAGTCATAGCAAACCTAGCTACATTTGTTGTCTGTTTTACCCCTTTCCATGTGGCACTCCTCTTGTATTATTTGGTAAAACAAAAGGTCATCACGAGCGATCTTACACAAAGCATTGTCTCTTTTGTTCACATGAGCCTCTGCTGGGCTAACCTCAACTGCTGTCTGGATGCTCTTTGCTATTTTTTTGTCCTTAAGGAGTTTTTGAACTCCCCACCTCAGGAAAGCGAGAGAACAAATAACAGCGGCCAATCCTAG